In Mobula hypostoma chromosome 13, sMobHyp1.1, whole genome shotgun sequence, the following are encoded in one genomic region:
- the prelp gene encoding prolargin, translating to MTYLGYIISIGLLLTMVVDSQQQTPKPKPRRIKPPKPPKPPKPPKPPKPPKPTKPLFSEPEEPNHLTTLPPPLPPGPMSIFPDCPRECLCPPDHPNALYCDSRNLRVVPFIPPRIEYLYLQNNFIDSLPEAPFRNATGLKWINLDNNRISNRKLDKGLFNILNKVLFLYMDRNRLDEVPANLPPSLEQLRLARNQISKIPSGSFRKLANLTLLDLHHNKLPDRVFNKNTFKGLRSLMQLNLAHNSLRKMPPTIPPHIFQLFLDRNQISQIPDNYFKNLHQLTFLRLNFNQLTDTGIPNGTFNLSSLLGLHLCNNKLNSIPVFNPKLEHLYLSYNYIKKINGTEICPSPVSNVALQAHNLEAIPRLRYLRLDGNALSPPIPIDFMMCFRLLQAIVI from the exons ATGACGTACCTGGGATACATAATTTCCATCGGCCTTCTTCTGACCATGGTGGTGGACAGTCAACAGCAAACACCCAAACCAAAGCCTCGTCGGATTAAGCCTCCTAAACCTCCCAAACCTCCCAAACCTCCCAAACCTCCCAAGCCCCCAAAGCCAACGAAGCCTCTCTTCTCTGAACCCGAGGAACCGAACCATCTTACAACGCTGCCGCCGCCCCTCCCTCCAGGCCCAATGTCCATCTTCCCAGACTGCCCAAGGGAGTGCTTGTGTCCGCCTGACCATCCCAACGCTCTCTACTGCGACAGTCGGAACCTAAGGGTAGTGCCCTTCATTCCACCCCGGATCGAATACCTCTACCTCCAAAACAACTTCATTGACTCCCTGCCAGAGGCCCCCTTCCGGAATGCAACAGGTCTCAAGTGGATTAACCTGGACAATAATAGGATTTCCAATCGAAAACTGGACAAGGGTCTCTTTAACATCCTGAACAAGGTCCTCTTCTTGTACATGGATAGAAACAGGTTGGATGAAGTTCCTGCAAACCTCCCTCCTAGCCTGGAGCAACTTCGGCTTGCCAGGAATCAGATCTCCAAGATCCCTTCGGGCAGTTTCAGAAAACTGGCCAACCTGACCCTCTTGGACCTTCACCACAATAAGTTGCCGGACAGAGTCTTCAATAAGAACACCTTCAAAGGTCTCAGGAGCCTCATGCAGCTCAACCTGGCTCATAACTCCCTGAGGAAGATGCCCCCAACCATACCTCCACACATCTTCCAGCTATTTCTGGATAGGAATCAGATCAGTCAAATCCCTGATAATTATTTCAAGAATTTGCACCAGTTAACGTTTTTGAGGTTGAATTTCAACCAGTTGACAGATACTGGAATTCCCAACGGCACCTTTAATTTGTCATCTCTCCTTGGCCTCCACCTCTGCAACAACAAACTCAATTCCATACCAGTCTTTAACCCAAAGTTGGAGCATCTCTACCTCAGCTACAACTACATAAAAA AGATCAATGGAACCGAGATCTGCCCAAGTCCCGTCAGTAATGTGGCTCTGCAAGCTCACAACCTGGAGGCTATCCCACGGCTGCGGTATCTGCGTCTGGACGGCAATGCGCTCTCACCCCCAATCCCGATAGACTTCATGATGTGCTTCAGACTCCTCCAGGCAATCGTGATTTGA